A portion of the Pseudarthrobacter sp. L1SW genome contains these proteins:
- a CDS encoding CoA-acylating methylmalonate-semialdehyde dehydrogenase: MQTIPHYINGSRVADAERFGPVFNPATGEQDKQVALASAARVEEAIAAAKAALPAWRATSLAKRTNIFFRVREILTQRKSELAAILTSEHGKVLSDAEGEISRGLENIEFATGLSHMLKGERSEQVSSGVDVHSVRQPVGVVACITPFNFPAMVPLWMIGSALACGNTVLLKPSEKDPSSAVFIAEVFAEAGLPAGVLNVVQGDKEAVDVLLEHRDVKAVSFVGSTPIAQSIYKRAADHGKRVQALGGAKNHMVVLPDADLDMAADAAISAAYGSAGERCMAVSVLVAVGNIADDLIAAIKSRMATLKIGPGTDPASQMGPLITAEHREKVASYVAGAENEGATVVVDGRAQQFDSNGFFIGVSLVDHVKPGMKVYDDEIFGPVLSVVRVDTYSDAVRLVNDNEFGNGVAIFTRDGGAARQFEFDVEAGMVGVNVPIPVPVGTFSFGGWKNSLFGDTHMYGPESIRFYTRGKVVTTRWPDPATSVIDLGFPQVD; encoded by the coding sequence ATGCAGACCATTCCGCATTACATCAACGGCAGCCGCGTTGCCGATGCCGAGCGCTTCGGCCCCGTCTTCAACCCTGCCACCGGAGAGCAGGATAAGCAGGTGGCGCTGGCTTCCGCGGCCCGGGTAGAGGAAGCCATCGCTGCGGCCAAGGCAGCGCTGCCGGCCTGGCGGGCAACGAGCCTGGCGAAGCGGACCAACATCTTCTTCCGCGTCCGCGAAATCCTGACCCAGCGCAAGTCCGAACTTGCCGCCATCCTCACCAGCGAACACGGCAAGGTGCTCTCCGACGCGGAGGGGGAAATCTCCCGCGGCCTCGAGAACATTGAGTTCGCCACCGGCCTGTCCCACATGCTCAAGGGGGAGCGCTCGGAGCAGGTCTCAAGCGGCGTGGACGTCCACTCCGTCCGGCAGCCTGTGGGCGTCGTTGCCTGCATCACGCCGTTCAACTTTCCGGCCATGGTGCCGCTCTGGATGATCGGCAGCGCCCTGGCCTGCGGCAATACCGTGCTCCTGAAGCCCAGCGAAAAGGATCCGTCGTCAGCCGTGTTCATCGCGGAAGTCTTTGCGGAAGCGGGCCTGCCTGCCGGCGTGCTGAACGTGGTCCAGGGCGACAAGGAGGCGGTGGACGTCCTGCTTGAACACCGGGACGTCAAAGCCGTCAGCTTCGTCGGCTCGACGCCCATCGCGCAGTCGATCTACAAGCGCGCAGCGGACCACGGCAAGCGCGTCCAGGCCCTGGGCGGTGCCAAGAACCACATGGTGGTCCTGCCGGACGCGGACCTGGATATGGCTGCGGACGCTGCCATCTCGGCAGCCTACGGTTCGGCGGGCGAGCGCTGCATGGCGGTCAGCGTGCTCGTCGCCGTCGGGAACATCGCCGACGACCTCATTGCGGCCATCAAGAGCCGGATGGCCACCCTGAAGATCGGCCCGGGCACGGACCCGGCGTCGCAGATGGGTCCGCTGATCACCGCCGAACACCGCGAAAAAGTTGCGTCGTATGTGGCGGGCGCCGAAAACGAGGGCGCCACGGTGGTTGTTGACGGGCGTGCGCAGCAGTTCGATTCAAACGGGTTCTTCATCGGCGTCAGCCTGGTGGACCACGTGAAGCCGGGCATGAAGGTGTACGACGACGAAATCTTCGGCCCCGTCCTGTCCGTGGTCCGCGTGGACACTTACAGTGACGCGGTCCGCCTGGTCAACGACAACGAGTTCGGCAACGGGGTTGCCATCTTCACCCGCGACGGCGGCGCCGCGCGGCAGTTCGAGTTCGACGTCGAGGCAGGCATGGTGGGCGTCAACGTGCCCATCCCGGTTCCCGTTGGCACGTTCTCCTTCGGCGGCTGGAAGAACTCGCTGTTCGGGGACACGCACATGTACGGGCCGGAGAGCATCCGGTTCTACACCAGGGGCAAGGTGGTCACCACGCGGTGGCCGGACCCCGCAACGTCCGTGATCGACCTGGGCTTCCCGCAGGTGGACTGA
- a CDS encoding winged helix DNA-binding domain-containing protein, producing MEPERMGRDAAVRLRLHAQMLREPAAASAEAALRRLLAVQAQEFPYARWSLAQRVSRSIAPAVTAADIEEAVADGRILRTHILRPTWHFVHRDDLRWLMALAAPRLEQANSLTYRRTGIDAAPAARSAQVLARAVADGHHLPREALAEKLREAGFAAKGLELAYLVMHAEISGVLVSGTPVRSAGGALKQTYALFDERVPAGPRTGPTRAEALAELVRRYFASRGPATVKDCADWSGMTMADVRQGLKLTLAAEPATLAEMAIDGVVHYYGAGDSSAGDPGAGAAARPAGGTASEAGPRVDLVQCYDEYIMGYSATRHYIGGGAPAFPFQGQPMHVVLLDGRLAGSWRHTLLPGRCELDIRLHGSADAPGSPLAAAVQEAVDRYGAFIGLPAVRVQYGAKLEGHT from the coding sequence ATGGAACCGGAGCGTATGGGACGGGATGCGGCAGTGCGGCTGCGGCTTCACGCGCAAATGCTCCGGGAACCCGCCGCCGCCTCGGCGGAGGCAGCGCTGCGGCGCCTGCTGGCCGTGCAGGCGCAGGAGTTTCCCTACGCGAGGTGGAGCCTGGCACAGCGTGTGTCCCGTTCCATTGCGCCGGCAGTTACCGCCGCGGACATTGAGGAGGCAGTGGCCGACGGCCGGATACTGCGGACCCACATCCTGAGGCCCACCTGGCACTTTGTGCACCGGGACGATCTCCGCTGGCTCATGGCGCTTGCGGCGCCCCGGCTTGAGCAGGCCAATTCCTTAACGTACCGGCGCACCGGCATTGACGCGGCACCAGCCGCCCGGAGCGCGCAGGTCCTGGCCAGGGCCGTCGCGGACGGTCACCACCTTCCACGGGAAGCCCTCGCGGAAAAACTGCGGGAGGCCGGGTTCGCGGCGAAGGGCCTGGAGCTTGCCTACCTGGTGATGCACGCTGAAATCAGCGGCGTCCTGGTGAGCGGCACGCCGGTGCGCAGCGCGGGCGGTGCCCTAAAGCAGACGTACGCACTCTTTGACGAACGGGTTCCGGCCGGACCGCGGACGGGGCCGACCCGCGCGGAAGCGTTGGCTGAACTTGTCCGCCGCTACTTCGCCAGCCGCGGCCCCGCCACCGTTAAGGACTGCGCGGACTGGTCGGGAATGACCATGGCGGACGTCCGGCAAGGCCTGAAACTCACCTTGGCGGCAGAGCCGGCCACCCTCGCCGAAATGGCGATTGACGGCGTCGTGCACTATTACGGTGCTGGCGATTCCAGTGCCGGGGATCCCGGTGCCGGCGCCGCTGCCCGCCCGGCCGGCGGCACTGCATCGGAAGCCGGCCCGCGGGTGGACCTGGTCCAGTGCTACGACGAATACATCATGGGCTACTCCGCCACCAGGCACTACATAGGCGGCGGCGCCCCGGCGTTCCCTTTCCAAGGCCAACCGATGCACGTGGTCTTGCTGGACGGGCGCCTGGCTGGGTCCTGGCGCCATACCCTGCTCCCCGGCAGGTGCGAGCTGGATATCCGGCTCCACGGTTCCGCTGACGCTCCGGGTTCACCCTTGGCGGCGGCGGTCCAGGAAGCCGTGGACCGGTACGGCGCCTTCATCGGGCTTCCGGCCGTCCGTGTGCAGTACGGGGCTAAGCTGGAAGGACACACATGA
- a CDS encoding SGNH/GDSL hydrolase family protein → MTEASAIQTPPAHSGSHPWTRYVAMGDSFTEGIGDPEPSSPGGFRGWADRVAEELGRTQPDFAYANLAVRGRLLQQIVDQQLAPCLALKPDLVTLSAGGNDLLRPGGDPDVLAEKLDSVVQILAMGGATVVLFNGPDTGTSVLGRIRSKVAIYNENLRTVAARHDAVIADMWSLRQLGDPQMWDQDRLHFSPLGHHTIAAMVLDSLNVEHTLEPLQPKPFPPRTWREARSGDLVWARQYFVPWVLRRLRNQSSGDGITAKRPTPGPVFGPGVPLGSGEGPLGTAEAARR, encoded by the coding sequence GTGACTGAAGCAAGTGCCATCCAGACCCCGCCCGCGCATTCCGGATCCCACCCCTGGACCCGCTACGTGGCGATGGGCGATTCCTTCACCGAGGGCATCGGCGACCCCGAACCCTCAAGCCCGGGCGGGTTCCGCGGCTGGGCTGACCGGGTGGCGGAGGAACTGGGCAGGACCCAGCCGGACTTCGCCTATGCCAATCTCGCAGTACGCGGCAGGCTGCTGCAGCAGATCGTGGACCAGCAGCTGGCACCGTGCCTTGCGTTGAAACCGGATCTTGTCACCCTCTCCGCCGGCGGCAACGATCTCCTGCGTCCTGGCGGGGACCCTGACGTCCTCGCTGAGAAGCTCGACTCCGTAGTCCAGATCCTGGCCATGGGCGGTGCAACCGTGGTGCTGTTTAACGGCCCGGACACCGGCACTTCCGTGCTCGGCAGGATCCGCAGCAAGGTGGCCATCTACAACGAAAACCTGCGGACCGTCGCGGCCCGGCACGACGCCGTGATCGCTGACATGTGGTCCCTGCGCCAGCTCGGCGATCCCCAGATGTGGGACCAGGACCGGCTGCATTTCTCCCCCCTGGGCCACCACACGATCGCCGCCATGGTGCTGGACTCACTGAACGTTGAGCACACGCTGGAACCCCTGCAACCCAAGCCGTTTCCGCCCCGGACGTGGCGGGAGGCGCGCTCGGGCGACCTGGTGTGGGCCCGGCAGTACTTTGTGCCGTGGGTGCTGCGGCGGCTGCGCAACCAGTCCTCCGGTGACGGCATCACGGCCAAACGGCCGACGCCGGGTCCCGTCTTCGGGCCGGGTGTTCCGTTGGGATCTGGCGAGGGTCCGCTGGGCACCGCCGAGGCTGCCCGCCGCTAG